The following are from one region of the Vitis riparia cultivar Riparia Gloire de Montpellier isolate 1030 chromosome 9, EGFV_Vit.rip_1.0, whole genome shotgun sequence genome:
- the LOC117921540 gene encoding uncharacterized protein LOC117921540 isoform X2, with protein MKSDGALDYAVFQLSPKRSRCELFVSRDGNTEKLASGLVKPFVTHLKVVEEQVALAVQSIKLEVEKYKNADLWFTKGTLERFVRFVSTPEVLELVNTFDAEVSQLEAARTIYSQGVGDPVSSASGGDVTGSIAAADATKKELLRAIDVRLVAVRQDLTMACSRASAAGFNPETVAELQIFSDRFGAHRLSEACSKFFSLCQRRPDLISTATWKGGADDRAVRSSSGSDMSIDEPPENKQPAAQEPEVPKPSTCQPTKSTTLNFPGRRSLGEKEKEKEGDGGPEKETPTPTEPSSASSIQGSQPARRLSVQDRINLFENKQKESSTSGSGGKVVVGKSVELRRLSSDVSSAPAVVEKAVLRRWSGASDMSIDLSFEKKDTESPLCTPSISSLPQTKSLTDTATPNSAEPKGVFPPRPCDSGFKDPSNSGTGSVSVRADDHQAVSQTQFRSFQGKAEKLGFTNHSALQERLKGSSAGEDHGVNKDQVASEIQSKVVSDRAEPAGLKNQGSALTQFGVSSNRVDDAGSRDQAIAQSGFWGSLRQAVEVAPNSKDLSSSQAHSKLPSGQLEGGIGSKVREASLSVTKGSVVDELTPQPQWKSFVGEIEEEEKRDLASSDKKPTTVDDSTLQRMKFQKQVSGPEQIKKSQVKRDESSSFYGNTKPAFAGKRGSDNQESSTSFSTAPIEQVQRVRQSKGNQELNDELKMKANELEKLFAEHKLRVPGDLSTSSRRSKPADMQVEPVVSSQYRKPTTEIDSAQFPDKNMMTPVGSSSNLAKFNVSPVMKTVDNENYGDTLRQNLSELGFSDDSRGKFYDRYMQKRDAKLREEWGSKRAEKEAKMKAMQDTLERSRAEMKAKFSLSADRKDSVSNARRRAEKLRSFNMRSAMKREQSEEYEDESAFLEQKPYGQDKLFSEAAFGDSASRSTQTKKFLPNRNLSSATPRTSATPVPRSSAKALNSSSGRRRAQSENPLAQSVPNFSDFRKENTKPSSGISKVTPRSQLRSIARTKSNSDEMTLFKEEKPRRSQSLRKSSANPVESKDLSDLNSDGVVLAPLKFDKEQTEQGLYDKFSKNVESKPFLRKGNGIGPGAGASIAKLKASMASEALKNEEEFDESAFEVEDSVDMVKEEEEEEEFETMTAEDGTDMDNGKPRLSNESDKSGNSESENGDTLRSLSQVDPASVAELPVAVPSAFHTIGSVQESPGESPVSWNSRMHHSFSYPNETSDIDASVDSPIGSPASWNSHSLTQTEADAARMRKKWGSAQKPILVANSSHNQSRKDVTKGFKRLLKFGRKHRGTESLVDWISATTSEGDDDTEDGRDPANRSSEDLRKSRMGFSQGHPSDDSFNESELFNEHVQALHSSIPAPPANFKLREDHLSGSSLKAPRSFFSLSSFRSKGSDSKPR; from the exons GTGGAGATGTAACAGGATCCATAGCCGCAGCTGACGCAACCAA GAAGGAGCTCCTGAGGGCCATTGATGTACGACTTGTCGCGGTTAGACAGGACTTAACCATGGCTTGTTCTCGGGCATCAGCTGCTGGTTTTAACCCAGAGACAGTAGCAGAACTCCAGATCTTTTCTGATAGGTTTGGTGCCCACCGGTTAAG TGAAGCTTGTAGCAAATTCTTTTCATTGTGCCAAAGGCGGCCGGACCTCATCAGCACCGCAACATGGAAGGGCGGCGCCGACGACCGAGCCGTCAGGTCATCTTCCGGGTCGGACATGTCCATAGATGAGCCGCCCGAAAACAAACAGCCGGCGGCCCAAGAGCCTGAAGTGCCGAAGCCCTCCACGTGTCAGCCAACCAAGTCCACCACACTCAACTTCCCTGGTCGACGTAGCCTAGgcgagaaggagaaggagaaggaaggCGACGGTGGTCCCGAGAAAGAGACTCCGACTCCGACTGAACCGTCGTCAGCGTCTTCAATTCAGGGGAGTCAACCCGCGAGGCGACTCAGCGTGCAGGACCGAATTAACCTCTTTGAGAACAAACAGAAGGAGAGCTCTACTAGCGGTAGTGGTGGAAAAGTCGTGGTTGGGAAGTCCGTTGAGCTGAGGCGGCTTTCTTCTGACGTGTCATCCGCTCCGGCGGTGGTTGAGAAGGCTGTTCTAAGGAGATGGAGTGGGGCCAGTGACATGAGCATTGATTTGAGCTTCGAAAAGAAGGATACGGAAAGCCCCTTGTGCACGCCTTCTATTTCTTCCCTTCCGCAGACCAAATCTTTGACCGATACAGCAACTCCAAATAGTGCCGAACCCAAGGGTGTTTTCCCCCCTAGACCCTGTGATTCTGGGTTCAAAGATCCATCGAATAGTGGGACTGGGTCGGTCTCAGTCCGGGCTGACGACCATCAAGCAGTTTCACAAACCCAATTCAGATCTTTTCAGGGTAAAGCAGAGAAGCTTGGTTTTACCAATCATTCGGCTTTGCAAGAGAGGTTGAAGGGTTCCTCTGCAGGTGAAGATCACGGTGTAAATAAAGATCAGGTAGCTTCTGAGATACAGTCAAAAGTTGTATCTGATCGGGCTGAGCCCGCAGGATTGAAAAACCAGGGCTCTGCTCTCACTCAGTTTGGAGTTTCTTCCAATAGAGTGGATGATGCTGGAAGTAGAGATCAGGCAATTGCTCAATCGGGTTTTTGGGGCTCTCTGAGACAAGCTGTAGAGGTTGCTCCGAATTCTAAGGATTTATCAAGTTCTCAGGCTCATTCCAAATTGCCCTCCGGGCAGCTGGAAGGTGGAATTGGTTCAAAAGTTAGGGAAGCTTCGTTGTCTGTAACAAAAGGGTCTGTGGTTGATGAACTGACTCCTCAGCCCCAGTGGAAGTCCTTTGTAGGAGAAATTGAGGAAGAGGAAAAGAGAGATTTGGCATCGTCAGACAAGAAACCCACAACAGTGGACGATTCTACACTGCAGAGAATGAAGTTCCAGAAGCAGGTTTCTGGTCCTGAACAGATCAAGAAGTCACAAGTAAAGAGGGATGAGAGCAGTTCCTTTTATGGGAATACTAAGCCTGCTTTTGCTGGTAAAAGGGGTTCAGATAATCAAGAGAGCTCCACTTCGTTCTCAACTGCACCTATAGAACAAGTTCAGAGGGTAAGGCAGTCTAAAGGAAATCAGGAACTCAATGATGAGCTGAAAATGAAGGCAAATGAACTTGAAAAGCTTTTTGCAGAGCACAAGCTTCGAGTTCCGGGAGATCTGTCCACCTCTTCAAGGAGAAGCAAGCCTGCCGACATGCAGGTGGAACCAGTAGTAAGTTCCCAGTACAGAAAACCCACAACTGAGATTGATTCTGCACAATTTCCTGACAAGAACATGATGACACCTGTGGGGAGTTCCAGTAATTTGGCAAAATTCAATGTTAGTCCAGTAATGAAAACTGTAGATAATGAAAATTATGGAGATACTCTCAGGCAGAATCTCTCTGAGCTTGGTTTTTCAGATGATTCTAGAGGAAAATTCTATGATCGGTATATGCAGAAAAGAGATGCAAAACTGAGGGAAGAATGGGGTTCTAAGAGGGCAGAGAAGGAGGCCAAGATGAAGGCTATGCAGGATACCCTTGAACGCAGTAGAGCGGAGATGAAGGCCAAATTTTCATTATCAGCAGACAGAAAGGATTCGGTATCCAATGCTCGTAGACGTGCTGAGAAACTCAGATCGTTCAATATGAGATCCGCTATGAAGAGGGAGCAG AGTGAAGAGTATGAAGATGAATCTGCATTTCTTGAACAGAAGCCTTATGGTCAAGATAAATTGTTTAGTGAGGCAGCTTTTGGAGATAGTGCATCTAGGAGCACCCAAACCAAGAAGTTTTTGCCTAACAGGAATTTATCTTCAGCCACCCCTCGCACCTCAGCAACACCAGTTCCACGGTCATCTGCAAAAGCTCTCAATTCTAGTTCTGGGAGGCGAAGAGCGCAATCAGAAAATCCCCTTGCACAGTCTGTTCCCAACTTCTCTGATTTCAGAAAGGAAAACACAAAGCCTTCTTCTGGAATCAGCAAAGTAACACCGCGATCGCAGTTGAGAAGCATTGCCCGCACCAAGAGCAACAGTGATGAGATGACTCTTTTCAAGGAAGAGAAGCCAAGGCGATCTCAGTCCTTGAGGAAAAGCTCTGCTAATCCTGTAGAGAGTAAGGACTTGTCTGACTTGAACTCTGATGGTGTGGTTCTGGCAccattaaaatttgataaagagCAGACTGAGCAAGGCCTCTATgacaaattttctaagaatgtGGAGTCAAAGCCTTTTCTTAGGAAGGGCAATGGCATAGGTCCTGGTGCTGGAGCTAGTATTGCTAAGTTGAAGGCCTCAATGGCATCTGAGgctttgaaaaatgaagaagaatttgaTGAGTCTGCCTTTGAGGTGGAAGATTCAGTGGATATGGTAaaagaggaggaggaagaagaagagtttGAAACCATGACGGCAGAAGATGGTACAGATATGGATAATGGAAAACCAAGACTGAGCAATGAATCTGACAAATCAGGTAATTCTGAGTCTGAAAATGGTGATACTTTAAGATCTCTATCTCAAGTGGACCCTGCCTCAGTAGCTGAGTTGCCTGTGGCAGTTCCTTCGGCATTCCACACAATAGGGTCTGTGCAGGAGTCACCAGGGGAAAGCCCTGTGTCATGGAACTCTCGCATgcatcattctttttcttatccAAATGAGACCTCAGATATTGATGCATCTGTGGACTCTCCAATTGGAAGCCCTGCATCTTGGAATTCCCATTCACTTACCCAAACAGAGGCTGATGCTGCTCGGATGAGAAAGAAATGGGGAAGCGCTCAAAAACCTATTCTCGTTGCCAACTCTTCCCACAACCAATCTCGCAAGGATGTGACAAAAGGGTTTAAACGGTTATTAAAGTTTGGAAGGAAACACCGTGGGACAGAGAGTCTGGTTGATTGGATATCTGCTACAACTTCTGAAGGAGATGATGATACTGAAGATGGACGTGATCCTGCCAATCGTTCATCTGAAGATTTGAGGAAATCGAGAATGGGATTCTCTCAAGGTCATCCATCTGATGATAGCTTCAATGAAAGCGAGTTGTTCAATGAACATG TTCAAGCCTTACATAGCTCTATCCCAGCACCTCCTGCAAACTTCAAACTGAGGGAGGATCATCTATCTGGAAGCTCTTTAAAAG CTCCACGATCATTCTTCTCACTCTCATCCTTCCGGAGCAAGGGAAGTGACTCAAAGCCCAGATAA
- the LOC117921540 gene encoding uncharacterized protein LOC117921540 isoform X1 gives MKSDGALDYAVFQLSPKRSRCELFVSRDGNTEKLASGLVKPFVTHLKVVEEQVALAVQSIKLEVEKYKNADLWFTKGTLERFVRFVSTPEVLELVNTFDAEVSQLEAARTIYSQGVGDPVSSASGGDVTGSIAAADATKKELLRAIDVRLVAVRQDLTMACSRASAAGFNPETVAELQIFSDRFGAHRLSEACSKFFSLCQRRPDLISTATWKGGADDRAVRSSSGSDMSIDEPPENKQPAAQEPEVPKPSTCQPTKSTTLNFPGRRSLGEKEKEKEGDGGPEKETPTPTEPSSASSIQGSQPARRLSVQDRINLFENKQKESSTSGSGGKVVVGKSVELRRLSSDVSSAPAVVEKAVLRRWSGASDMSIDLSFEKKDTESPLCTPSISSLPQTKSLTDTATPNSAEPKGVFPPRPCDSGFKDPSNSGTGSVSVRADDHQAVSQTQFRSFQGKAEKLGFTNHSALQERLKGSSAGEDHGVNKDQVASEIQSKVVSDRAEPAGLKNQGSALTQFGVSSNRVDDAGSRDQAIAQSGFWGSLRQAVEVAPNSKDLSSSQAHSKLPSGQLEGGIGSKVREASLSVTKGSVVDELTPQPQWKSFVGEIEEEEKRDLASSDKKPTTVDDSTLQRMKFQKQVSGPEQIKKSQVKRDESSSFYGNTKPAFAGKRGSDNQESSTSFSTAPIEQVQRVRQSKGNQELNDELKMKANELEKLFAEHKLRVPGDLSTSSRRSKPADMQVEPVVSSQYRKPTTEIDSAQFPDKNMMTPVGSSSNLAKFNVSPVMKTVDNENYGDTLRQNLSELGFSDDSRGKFYDRYMQKRDAKLREEWGSKRAEKEAKMKAMQDTLERSRAEMKAKFSLSADRKDSVSNARRRAEKLRSFNMRSAMKREQLSIDSIQSEEYEDESAFLEQKPYGQDKLFSEAAFGDSASRSTQTKKFLPNRNLSSATPRTSATPVPRSSAKALNSSSGRRRAQSENPLAQSVPNFSDFRKENTKPSSGISKVTPRSQLRSIARTKSNSDEMTLFKEEKPRRSQSLRKSSANPVESKDLSDLNSDGVVLAPLKFDKEQTEQGLYDKFSKNVESKPFLRKGNGIGPGAGASIAKLKASMASEALKNEEEFDESAFEVEDSVDMVKEEEEEEEFETMTAEDGTDMDNGKPRLSNESDKSGNSESENGDTLRSLSQVDPASVAELPVAVPSAFHTIGSVQESPGESPVSWNSRMHHSFSYPNETSDIDASVDSPIGSPASWNSHSLTQTEADAARMRKKWGSAQKPILVANSSHNQSRKDVTKGFKRLLKFGRKHRGTESLVDWISATTSEGDDDTEDGRDPANRSSEDLRKSRMGFSQGHPSDDSFNESELFNEHVQALHSSIPAPPANFKLREDHLSGSSLKAPRSFFSLSSFRSKGSDSKPR, from the exons GTGGAGATGTAACAGGATCCATAGCCGCAGCTGACGCAACCAA GAAGGAGCTCCTGAGGGCCATTGATGTACGACTTGTCGCGGTTAGACAGGACTTAACCATGGCTTGTTCTCGGGCATCAGCTGCTGGTTTTAACCCAGAGACAGTAGCAGAACTCCAGATCTTTTCTGATAGGTTTGGTGCCCACCGGTTAAG TGAAGCTTGTAGCAAATTCTTTTCATTGTGCCAAAGGCGGCCGGACCTCATCAGCACCGCAACATGGAAGGGCGGCGCCGACGACCGAGCCGTCAGGTCATCTTCCGGGTCGGACATGTCCATAGATGAGCCGCCCGAAAACAAACAGCCGGCGGCCCAAGAGCCTGAAGTGCCGAAGCCCTCCACGTGTCAGCCAACCAAGTCCACCACACTCAACTTCCCTGGTCGACGTAGCCTAGgcgagaaggagaaggagaaggaaggCGACGGTGGTCCCGAGAAAGAGACTCCGACTCCGACTGAACCGTCGTCAGCGTCTTCAATTCAGGGGAGTCAACCCGCGAGGCGACTCAGCGTGCAGGACCGAATTAACCTCTTTGAGAACAAACAGAAGGAGAGCTCTACTAGCGGTAGTGGTGGAAAAGTCGTGGTTGGGAAGTCCGTTGAGCTGAGGCGGCTTTCTTCTGACGTGTCATCCGCTCCGGCGGTGGTTGAGAAGGCTGTTCTAAGGAGATGGAGTGGGGCCAGTGACATGAGCATTGATTTGAGCTTCGAAAAGAAGGATACGGAAAGCCCCTTGTGCACGCCTTCTATTTCTTCCCTTCCGCAGACCAAATCTTTGACCGATACAGCAACTCCAAATAGTGCCGAACCCAAGGGTGTTTTCCCCCCTAGACCCTGTGATTCTGGGTTCAAAGATCCATCGAATAGTGGGACTGGGTCGGTCTCAGTCCGGGCTGACGACCATCAAGCAGTTTCACAAACCCAATTCAGATCTTTTCAGGGTAAAGCAGAGAAGCTTGGTTTTACCAATCATTCGGCTTTGCAAGAGAGGTTGAAGGGTTCCTCTGCAGGTGAAGATCACGGTGTAAATAAAGATCAGGTAGCTTCTGAGATACAGTCAAAAGTTGTATCTGATCGGGCTGAGCCCGCAGGATTGAAAAACCAGGGCTCTGCTCTCACTCAGTTTGGAGTTTCTTCCAATAGAGTGGATGATGCTGGAAGTAGAGATCAGGCAATTGCTCAATCGGGTTTTTGGGGCTCTCTGAGACAAGCTGTAGAGGTTGCTCCGAATTCTAAGGATTTATCAAGTTCTCAGGCTCATTCCAAATTGCCCTCCGGGCAGCTGGAAGGTGGAATTGGTTCAAAAGTTAGGGAAGCTTCGTTGTCTGTAACAAAAGGGTCTGTGGTTGATGAACTGACTCCTCAGCCCCAGTGGAAGTCCTTTGTAGGAGAAATTGAGGAAGAGGAAAAGAGAGATTTGGCATCGTCAGACAAGAAACCCACAACAGTGGACGATTCTACACTGCAGAGAATGAAGTTCCAGAAGCAGGTTTCTGGTCCTGAACAGATCAAGAAGTCACAAGTAAAGAGGGATGAGAGCAGTTCCTTTTATGGGAATACTAAGCCTGCTTTTGCTGGTAAAAGGGGTTCAGATAATCAAGAGAGCTCCACTTCGTTCTCAACTGCACCTATAGAACAAGTTCAGAGGGTAAGGCAGTCTAAAGGAAATCAGGAACTCAATGATGAGCTGAAAATGAAGGCAAATGAACTTGAAAAGCTTTTTGCAGAGCACAAGCTTCGAGTTCCGGGAGATCTGTCCACCTCTTCAAGGAGAAGCAAGCCTGCCGACATGCAGGTGGAACCAGTAGTAAGTTCCCAGTACAGAAAACCCACAACTGAGATTGATTCTGCACAATTTCCTGACAAGAACATGATGACACCTGTGGGGAGTTCCAGTAATTTGGCAAAATTCAATGTTAGTCCAGTAATGAAAACTGTAGATAATGAAAATTATGGAGATACTCTCAGGCAGAATCTCTCTGAGCTTGGTTTTTCAGATGATTCTAGAGGAAAATTCTATGATCGGTATATGCAGAAAAGAGATGCAAAACTGAGGGAAGAATGGGGTTCTAAGAGGGCAGAGAAGGAGGCCAAGATGAAGGCTATGCAGGATACCCTTGAACGCAGTAGAGCGGAGATGAAGGCCAAATTTTCATTATCAGCAGACAGAAAGGATTCGGTATCCAATGCTCGTAGACGTGCTGAGAAACTCAGATCGTTCAATATGAGATCCGCTATGAAGAGGGAGCAG TTGTCAATTGATTCCATTCAGAGTGAAGAGTATGAAGATGAATCTGCATTTCTTGAACAGAAGCCTTATGGTCAAGATAAATTGTTTAGTGAGGCAGCTTTTGGAGATAGTGCATCTAGGAGCACCCAAACCAAGAAGTTTTTGCCTAACAGGAATTTATCTTCAGCCACCCCTCGCACCTCAGCAACACCAGTTCCACGGTCATCTGCAAAAGCTCTCAATTCTAGTTCTGGGAGGCGAAGAGCGCAATCAGAAAATCCCCTTGCACAGTCTGTTCCCAACTTCTCTGATTTCAGAAAGGAAAACACAAAGCCTTCTTCTGGAATCAGCAAAGTAACACCGCGATCGCAGTTGAGAAGCATTGCCCGCACCAAGAGCAACAGTGATGAGATGACTCTTTTCAAGGAAGAGAAGCCAAGGCGATCTCAGTCCTTGAGGAAAAGCTCTGCTAATCCTGTAGAGAGTAAGGACTTGTCTGACTTGAACTCTGATGGTGTGGTTCTGGCAccattaaaatttgataaagagCAGACTGAGCAAGGCCTCTATgacaaattttctaagaatgtGGAGTCAAAGCCTTTTCTTAGGAAGGGCAATGGCATAGGTCCTGGTGCTGGAGCTAGTATTGCTAAGTTGAAGGCCTCAATGGCATCTGAGgctttgaaaaatgaagaagaatttgaTGAGTCTGCCTTTGAGGTGGAAGATTCAGTGGATATGGTAaaagaggaggaggaagaagaagagtttGAAACCATGACGGCAGAAGATGGTACAGATATGGATAATGGAAAACCAAGACTGAGCAATGAATCTGACAAATCAGGTAATTCTGAGTCTGAAAATGGTGATACTTTAAGATCTCTATCTCAAGTGGACCCTGCCTCAGTAGCTGAGTTGCCTGTGGCAGTTCCTTCGGCATTCCACACAATAGGGTCTGTGCAGGAGTCACCAGGGGAAAGCCCTGTGTCATGGAACTCTCGCATgcatcattctttttcttatccAAATGAGACCTCAGATATTGATGCATCTGTGGACTCTCCAATTGGAAGCCCTGCATCTTGGAATTCCCATTCACTTACCCAAACAGAGGCTGATGCTGCTCGGATGAGAAAGAAATGGGGAAGCGCTCAAAAACCTATTCTCGTTGCCAACTCTTCCCACAACCAATCTCGCAAGGATGTGACAAAAGGGTTTAAACGGTTATTAAAGTTTGGAAGGAAACACCGTGGGACAGAGAGTCTGGTTGATTGGATATCTGCTACAACTTCTGAAGGAGATGATGATACTGAAGATGGACGTGATCCTGCCAATCGTTCATCTGAAGATTTGAGGAAATCGAGAATGGGATTCTCTCAAGGTCATCCATCTGATGATAGCTTCAATGAAAGCGAGTTGTTCAATGAACATG TTCAAGCCTTACATAGCTCTATCCCAGCACCTCCTGCAAACTTCAAACTGAGGGAGGATCATCTATCTGGAAGCTCTTTAAAAG CTCCACGATCATTCTTCTCACTCTCATCCTTCCGGAGCAAGGGAAGTGACTCAAAGCCCAGATAA